CGTTCCATGATAATATCTTTTAATTGTTTAGGACAATGTACCTATCCTAAATCATAAAAAGTATTAAGAACATGCTAAACCTTGGTTAAACCTAGCGAATACTGTTAACAAATTTTGAAATTCCCGTAACACCGGCTTCAGTGAGCATCTTTATAAATGCGCTGCCTATAATAGCGCCTCTGGTAAATTGGGTTGCTGCTGTATACGTTTCGGCGTTTCCAATACCAAAGCCAACAATTTGTGGATTTATAAGCTTATAAGAGGCGATACGTTTAAAATACGCAGTTTGCTCGGGTTGAAAGCCTTGTTTGGCTCCCGTGGTACTTGCACTGCTCACCATATATATAAAGGTATTTGAAGCTTTGTCGATTTCCCTGATTCTAGCTTCGGAAGTTTGAGGCGTAATTAGGAAAATAATACTGAGATCGTATTTTTCGAACACAGCTTGGTAGTGTTCCTTATAATCAGCTAAGGGTAAATCCGGAAGAATTAAACCGTCTATCCCAATTTCATTGCATTTTTCACAAAAAGCGTCCACTCCGTATTGCAATACAGGATTGAAGTAGCCCATGATGATTAATGGTACACTAACCGTTTTTCGGATGTCTTTGAGTTGTTCAAAGAGTAATTGGGTAGTCATTCCATTTTTCAGAGCTTTTGTTGAAGAGGCCTGAATCGTTGGGCCGTCTGCAAGTGGATCGCTAAAAGGTAATCCTATTTCAACCATATCGACACCACAATTTTCCAATTCCTGAAGGATTGCAACCGTATCGGTCAATGCAGGATAGCCCGCTGTAAAATAGATGGACAGTAGTTTTTTGTTTTCTGAAAGCTTCTCTTGTATTCTTTTCATGATTTGTGGTTGCGTTAGGCCCGCCCGTAACGAACAGCACCTGCCCGAAAATGTTCAGGCGAGCGTTCGGGCGAGGGATTGAGGTAAACTATCGCGTAGTACCGAAAGCCCGGCCCCCGTCGAGGACGGGGGAGCGCCCTATTTTAAATTAAAATAATCTATATATGTATTCAGGTCTTTATCACCCCGACCGCTTAGGTTTACTACGACAATGTCGTCCGGTTTAAACTTTTTGGTTTCGAAAATGGCCAGTGCATGACTACTTTCGATGGCAGGAATGATACCCTCCAGTTTACAAAGTTCGAGCCCCGCCTGCATAGCATCATTATCTGTTACCGAGATAAATTCACCTCTGCCACTGGTATATAAATGTGCGTGCATGGGCCCTACACCCGGATAATCCAACCCCGCCGAAATGGAATAGGGCTCGGTTATTTGTCCGTCGGGAGTTTGCATCAACAAGGTCTTACTCCCATGTATAATTCCCATCTTTCCCAAAACAGAGGTCGCGGCACTTTCGCCACTATGTATTCCTTTCCCGGCTGCTTCAACGGCTATAAGTTTCACCTCGGGAATGTCCAGATATTCGTAAAACGCGCCTGCAGCATTACTGCCGCCACCCACACAGGCCACTACGTAGTTGGGATTGGAATTCCCTTCTTTTTCAATGAGCTGTTGTTTAATTTCTTTGGAAATAACAGATTGAAATCTGGCCACCATATCGGGATAGGGATGGGGGCCTACGACACTTCCAATAATATAGTGGGTGTTGATAGGATTGTTAATCCAGTCTCTAATAGCTTCATTAGTAGCGTCTTTTAATGTTTTACTGCCGCTAACCGCAGGAATTACGGTTGCACCCAACATCTTCATACGTGCCACATTGGGTGCCTGGCGTTTAATATCTATTTCGCCCATATACACAATACATTCCAGTCCCATAAGTGCGCAAACTGTAGCCGTCGCTACCCCGTGTTGTCCGGCACCGGTTTCGGCAATAATCCTGGTTTTGTTTAGACGTTTTGCCATTAGGATTTGTCCTATGGTATTGTTCACCTTATGAGCTCCGGTATGGCACAGGTCTTCTCTTTTAAGATAAACTTTGGTGTTGTATTTTTCTGAAAATCGTTTGGCAAAGTAGAGCGGAGTGGGTCTACCTACGTATTCTTTCAACAAGGCATCAAATTCCTTTTGAAAGGAAGGTTCGTGCATTACAGAAAGATAGTTTTGGCGCAACTCTTCTACATTGGGATAGAGCATTTCGGGAATGTACGCACCACCGAATTCGCCATAATATCCTTTTTCGTCTACGTTGTATTTATTCATGGTTCCTTTAACGTTATTTAAATCTAGGAGTTTTAGTAGCTTTTTAAGTTTGGGGATATCTTTTTTCCCCGGAGCGGTTTCGAATTTACTGTTTACATCGATCGCAAATAACGGAAGCTTTGTTTTATATAAGGTTTTTACAGCTTCGATTTCTTCCAAACTAATTCCTCCGCTAAGGATAAAGGGTTTTTTAGAAGGATAGTCCTTTAGTATTTCCCAGTTGAATACAATTCCGTTGCCTCCTTTTTCCTTGCCTTCGGTATCGAAAAGATAGGCATCGACGACAGTTTCATAGGGTTTTAATTGATTGAAA
This genomic stretch from Ulvibacter sp. MAR_2010_11 harbors:
- the trpB gene encoding tryptophan synthase subunit beta, encoding MNKYNVDEKGYYGEFGGAYIPEMLYPNVEELRQNYLSVMHEPSFQKEFDALLKEYVGRPTPLYFAKRFSEKYNTKVYLKREDLCHTGAHKVNNTIGQILMAKRLNKTRIIAETGAGQHGVATATVCALMGLECIVYMGEIDIKRQAPNVARMKMLGATVIPAVSGSKTLKDATNEAIRDWINNPINTHYIIGSVVGPHPYPDMVARFQSVISKEIKQQLIEKEGNSNPNYVVACVGGGSNAAGAFYEYLDIPEVKLIAVEAAGKGIHSGESAATSVLGKMGIIHGSKTLLMQTPDGQITEPYSISAGLDYPGVGPMHAHLYTSGRGEFISVTDNDAMQAGLELCKLEGIIPAIESSHALAIFETKKFKPDDIVVVNLSGRGDKDLNTYIDYFNLK
- the trpA gene encoding tryptophan synthase subunit alpha; the protein is MKRIQEKLSENKKLLSIYFTAGYPALTDTVAILQELENCGVDMVEIGLPFSDPLADGPTIQASSTKALKNGMTTQLLFEQLKDIRKTVSVPLIIMGYFNPVLQYGVDAFCEKCNEIGIDGLILPDLPLADYKEHYQAVFEKYDLSIIFLITPQTSEARIREIDKASNTFIYMVSSASTTGAKQGFQPEQTAYFKRIASYKLINPQIVGFGIGNAETYTAATQFTRGAIIGSAFIKMLTEAGVTGISKFVNSIR